The following coding sequences are from one Luteimonas sp. S4-F44 window:
- a CDS encoding DUF2946 family protein: MVKVSKAGYADTAAMHTHRPRPLRSAMPVSRRCDAVGARATALRTRHRRSRTAPTAWHWLALLAMLLLALAPAISRLQAGAHVDTAHDSMVAAASGHAAGHAAPDDHPHEGAQEHAGAEGHCGYCPLASHLTLLSTVPVVVPPTAWVAAPAVRFRSARRIAAANLRGLGGQGPPAHPIAA; encoded by the coding sequence GTGGTCAAGGTGTCCAAGGCCGGTTATGCGGACACTGCCGCCATGCACACGCATCGCCCTCGTCCACTGCGATCCGCCATGCCGGTCTCGCGTCGATGCGATGCGGTGGGGGCACGGGCGACGGCGTTGCGCACGCGGCATAGGCGTTCTCGCACCGCGCCCACGGCGTGGCACTGGCTCGCGCTGCTGGCGATGCTGCTGCTCGCGCTGGCGCCGGCGATCAGCCGGCTCCAGGCCGGCGCGCACGTCGATACCGCGCATGATTCGATGGTTGCGGCCGCATCCGGGCACGCAGCAGGGCATGCTGCCCCGGATGACCACCCGCACGAGGGCGCACAGGAGCACGCGGGCGCGGAGGGCCATTGCGGCTATTGCCCACTCGCCTCGCACCTCACGCTGCTGTCCACTGTGCCGGTCGTGGTCCCCCCGACCGCATGGGTCGCAGCGCCGGCCGTCCGATTCCGGTCTGCCCGGCGCATCGCTGCGGCCAATCTCCGCGGCCTCGGCGGGCAGGGCCCACCAGCGCACCCCATCGCCGCCTGA